The following coding sequences are from one Methanococcoides methylutens window:
- the dapA gene encoding 4-hydroxy-tetrahydrodipicolinate synthase produces the protein MFEGVLPAIITPFTKADTIDKTGLQQNIEFVENGGVSGIAACGTTGESATLSTAEHMELIDIAVDCAKVPILAGTGSNNTAEAIELTKHAEDAGATGALVISPYYNKPNKAGLIAHFKAIAEAVEMPIVLYNVPSRTSQDMPLDAIIELAKVDNIVAIKEASGDLDKVSQIIENTMDEDFNVISGDDGLTMPITCLGGSGVISVVANVVPEKMVKLVNATNEGDLRTARQIHYEIAPLIRALFTETNPVPVKRAVELIGLNTGHLRLPLAPISSENEQTLINCLKGLGCI, from the coding sequence ATGTTCGAAGGAGTATTACCTGCTATCATAACTCCTTTCACAAAAGCTGACACCATAGACAAGACAGGTCTTCAACAGAATATCGAATTTGTCGAAAATGGTGGAGTTTCCGGAATTGCCGCCTGCGGGACAACTGGCGAATCAGCCACATTGTCCACTGCGGAACACATGGAGCTTATTGATATCGCAGTTGATTGTGCAAAGGTGCCTATTCTTGCCGGAACCGGTTCTAACAACACGGCAGAGGCAATAGAGCTGACAAAGCATGCCGAAGATGCGGGAGCAACTGGCGCTCTTGTAATATCTCCTTACTATAATAAACCGAACAAAGCAGGACTTATTGCTCATTTTAAGGCTATCGCAGAAGCTGTGGAAATGCCCATCGTCCTTTACAACGTACCATCACGTACAAGCCAGGACATGCCACTTGATGCCATCATCGAACTTGCAAAAGTTGATAACATCGTTGCTATCAAAGAAGCAAGTGGTGATCTGGACAAGGTTTCACAGATTATCGAGAATACGATGGATGAGGACTTTAATGTCATATCCGGCGATGATGGACTGACCATGCCCATAACGTGCCTTGGCGGAAGCGGAGTTATCTCCGTGGTCGCAAACGTTGTACCGGAAAAGATGGTCAAGCTGGTAAATGCCACCAATGAAGGTGACTTGAGAACAGCAAGACAGATCCACTACGAAATAGCACCACTTATCCGTGCCTTGTTCACGGAAACAAATCCAGTCCCTGTCAAGCGTGCAGTAGAGCTCATAGGACTTAATACAGGTCATCTGAGATTGCCTCTTGCACCTATAAGCAGTGAGAATGAACAGACCCTTATCAATTGCCTGAAAGGACTTGGGTGTATCTGA
- a CDS encoding Zn-ribbon domain-containing protein, translating to MPHKCTRCEKIFEDGAEVILSGCPNCGWNKFLYVKDMEPKTEIEDVAAEELPEKEETEVEDPADQFIKEIDDIIGIEHQEREVVEEEGERVESVRILGPGSYELNLNSLLERDEIVMAIKQDGTYAVDLSSAFRKKRKKPE from the coding sequence ATGCCACACAAATGTACCCGATGCGAAAAAATATTTGAAGACGGGGCCGAGGTAATTCTAAGCGGCTGTCCGAACTGTGGATGGAACAAGTTCCTCTACGTCAAGGACATGGAACCAAAAACAGAGATAGAAGATGTTGCTGCTGAAGAGCTGCCTGAAAAAGAAGAGACAGAAGTAGAAGATCCCGCAGACCAGTTCATCAAGGAAATTGATGATATAATAGGCATTGAGCACCAGGAAAGAGAAGTTGTTGAGGAAGAAGGAGAAAGAGTTGAATCCGTAAGGATACTCGGACCTGGATCCTATGAACTGAACCTTAACTCACTTCTTGAGCGTGACGAAATTGTGATGGCGATAAAACAGGATGGAACATACGCAGTTGATCTCTCATCTGCATTCCGCAAGAAAAGAAAAAAACCTGAGTGA
- the pyrI gene encoding aspartate carbamoyltransferase regulatory subunit, with protein sequence MEETPIPEIRVHPIRNGTVIDHITAGQALNVLNILNIPNPSSGVVSIIINAPSVHGIKDVVKIEGRELNVEEVDRISLIAPKATINIIRNFEVSGKTHVHIPEKVSGVVKCINPNCISNSNEPVTSRFTVKPDGRKITLRCSYCERTISEDIGNHLL encoded by the coding sequence ATGGAAGAAACTCCTATCCCGGAGATCCGGGTACATCCGATAAGAAATGGAACTGTCATCGATCACATCACTGCAGGACAGGCACTGAATGTTTTGAACATCCTTAATATTCCCAACCCCTCTTCTGGTGTTGTAAGCATAATTATCAATGCTCCGAGTGTTCATGGGATCAAAGACGTTGTTAAGATCGAAGGCAGAGAGCTGAATGTAGAAGAGGTTGACAGGATATCCCTGATCGCACCGAAAGCTACGATCAATATTATCAGGAATTTTGAGGTATCGGGGAAAACGCATGTGCACATTCCGGAAAAGGTGAGTGGTGTGGTGAAATGCATAAATCCAAATTGTATTTCTAACAGTAACGAACCTGTAACATCTAGGTTTACTGTTAAACCGGATGGGAGAAAGATCACTCTCCGCTGTTCTTATTGTGAAAGGACAATTTCAGAAGATATCGGGAATCACCTTCTCTGA
- the dinB gene encoding DNA polymerase IV: MKNIKIIFHVDMDSFYSSVETAVDTKLKGLPVVVGSDPMNGEGRGVVSTCSYEAREYGIHSAMPISKAYRLCPNAVYLRVNMPLYKKVSANIMDILRSYSSKFQQVSVDEAYLDVTDLVSDFDAAADLALKIKEEVHLKEGITCSIGLAPNKSIAKIASDYQKPDGLTVVRPEDVRSFLFPLDVSRISGVGKKTSSLLNGIGIRTIGDLAGYDVQALRERFGKFGLVMHQLANGLDDRSVMERGDVKSISKEDTFDRDTSDMDLVENVIDTLSENVHTSLLKKKYLFKTVTIKVRLEDFTTYTRAKTLGAYSSDLSAIKRTSKILLQEFRGRGKLRLVGVGVTKLDKMDEKQTRLTDFF; this comes from the coding sequence GTGAAAAACATTAAGATAATATTCCATGTGGATATGGACAGCTTCTATTCATCAGTAGAGACTGCAGTAGATACGAAGCTAAAGGGTCTGCCTGTAGTTGTGGGCTCTGATCCAATGAATGGTGAGGGTAGGGGTGTCGTTAGCACCTGTTCCTATGAGGCACGTGAATATGGCATACATTCGGCCATGCCTATCTCAAAGGCCTATCGTCTTTGTCCCAATGCTGTCTATCTCCGTGTAAATATGCCCCTTTACAAAAAGGTCTCCGCAAATATAATGGATATTCTAAGGAGTTACTCTTCTAAGTTCCAGCAGGTAAGTGTGGATGAAGCTTATCTTGATGTAACTGACCTTGTATCTGATTTTGATGCAGCGGCTGATCTGGCATTGAAGATAAAGGAAGAGGTCCATCTCAAAGAAGGGATCACCTGCTCTATAGGTTTAGCTCCTAACAAGTCCATTGCAAAGATAGCTTCTGATTACCAGAAACCCGATGGATTAACCGTGGTAAGGCCGGAAGATGTGAGAAGTTTCCTGTTTCCACTGGATGTTTCAAGGATATCCGGCGTAGGCAAAAAGACCTCTTCCTTGCTTAATGGTATCGGCATCCGGACCATTGGTGATCTGGCAGGATACGATGTGCAGGCTTTGCGTGAACGTTTCGGTAAGTTTGGTCTTGTGATGCACCAGCTTGCAAATGGGTTGGATGATAGAAGTGTTATGGAGAGGGGGGATGTAAAATCGATCAGCAAGGAAGATACGTTTGACCGGGATACTTCTGATATGGATCTTGTGGAAAATGTGATCGATACTCTTTCAGAGAATGTACATACTTCCCTTTTGAAAAAGAAATACCTGTTCAAGACAGTTACCATAAAAGTGAGACTTGAAGACTTTACAACATACACAAGAGCAAAGACACTGGGTGCTTATTCAAGTGATCTTTCTGCCATCAAAAGGACCTCAAAGATACTTCTTCAGGAATTCAGGGGCAGGGGCAAGCTCCGGCTGGTGGGTGTTGGGGTTACGAAGCTTGACAAAATGGATGAAAAACAAACACGACTTACTGATTTTTTTTAA
- the dapB gene encoding 4-hydroxy-tetrahydrodipicolinate reductase encodes MINAAVTGASGRMGKLLLENIIEMDGIQLSAAFDLVNIGKDVGEVAQLGKLDVEVSDVADMATVLKESKTDVVIDFTIAAATVVNAPIVADAGVDLVIGTTGFSPEQRSIIEDAINRNNTTGIISPNYSMGVNVFFKILQETAKYLSDYDIEVIEAHHNQKKDAPSGTAMRAAEVISETLGGKDFVYGREGLAPREKEIGIHAVRGGDIVGDHTVLFAGGSERIEVKHQAHSRNAFASGAVKSAIWIANAEPGIYTMDDILGF; translated from the coding sequence ATGATCAACGCAGCAGTTACCGGCGCTTCAGGAAGAATGGGGAAACTCCTTCTCGAGAACATAATCGAGATGGATGGGATCCAGCTTTCTGCTGCCTTCGACCTTGTGAACATTGGTAAGGATGTAGGAGAGGTTGCACAGTTAGGAAAGCTTGATGTTGAGGTCTCCGATGTTGCTGATATGGCAACAGTTCTCAAAGAGTCAAAAACGGATGTAGTAATAGACTTTACAATTGCAGCTGCAACAGTTGTGAACGCACCAATTGTAGCAGATGCAGGCGTTGACCTTGTAATTGGAACTACCGGTTTCAGCCCGGAGCAGCGTTCAATTATCGAGGACGCAATTAACAGGAACAATACTACAGGCATAATTTCGCCAAATTACTCCATGGGCGTTAATGTCTTCTTCAAGATACTGCAGGAAACTGCAAAATACCTTTCCGATTATGATATCGAGGTCATCGAAGCTCACCACAACCAGAAAAAGGATGCACCCAGCGGCACCGCAATGAGAGCTGCTGAAGTGATCAGTGAAACACTGGGCGGGAAGGACTTCGTATACGGAAGAGAAGGTCTCGCCCCAAGGGAGAAAGAGATCGGCATTCATGCAGTACGCGGTGGAGATATCGTAGGCGATCACACAGTCCTCTTCGCCGGAGGCAGTGAGCGCATAGAGGTCAAACACCAGGCCCATTCAAGAAATGCATTTGCATCAGGAGCTGTGAAATCAGCTATCTGGATAGCAAACGCAGAACCAGGCATCTATACAATGGATGATATCCTGGGTTTCTAA
- a CDS encoding DUF5788 family protein produces the protein MDLLSMVEDQLITKNQRAKLLARLHRHLFWCGERIPDEVEIEGKMIPLHEITWKLINKPKLTEEDRVYIDHFIVALRKKARSCENYLEETDLTLEQAKDVFDKTAGLLRAIMDLKDIEELSGPERMKKYQEEAEKCKLKDAKSWMNFIAELEE, from the coding sequence ATGGATCTGTTGAGTATGGTGGAAGATCAGCTAATAACCAAAAATCAGCGTGCAAAGCTTTTAGCTCGACTTCACAGGCACTTGTTCTGGTGTGGTGAGAGAATACCTGATGAGGTTGAGATCGAAGGCAAAATGATACCACTTCATGAGATCACATGGAAGCTTATCAATAAACCGAAGCTGACCGAGGAAGATAGGGTTTATATTGATCATTTTATCGTTGCTCTCAGGAAAAAAGCAAGGTCTTGTGAAAATTATCTTGAGGAAACGGATCTCACCCTTGAACAGGCCAAAGATGTTTTTGACAAGACTGCCGGACTTTTGCGTGCCATAATGGACCTTAAGGATATTGAAGAGCTTTCCGGTCCTGAACGCATGAAAAAGTATCAGGAAGAAGCTGAAAAGTGTAAACTTAAGGATGCAAAGAGCTGGATGAACTTCATAGCTGAACTTGAAGAATGA
- a CDS encoding heparan-alpha-glucosaminide N-acetyltransferase: MTELHERFWEIDLLRGIAIIMMVGFHLLYDINHMGAYDINLASGAGFIFGRLSAILFIIIVGISLSLSNSRKKRIHDPENGLMKYTKRGLKIFLWGMIITAGSYIFLRDGVIVFGILHFIGVAIILAYPFLRYKVANLMLAIPVIVIGSWMQTFAIGSTWLFWLGLRSDGFHSYDYFPIFPWFGILLLGIFLGNSLYPDYNRISLIYRMPNISDLLTVKTLCYMGERSLLIYLLHQPALVILLYATGIADLSQLYP, translated from the coding sequence ATGACAGAACTTCATGAACGATTCTGGGAAATAGACCTTCTAAGAGGCATAGCTATCATAATGATGGTTGGATTTCATCTACTATACGATATCAACCACATGGGTGCCTATGACATCAACCTCGCATCAGGAGCAGGATTCATTTTTGGAAGGCTCAGTGCAATACTGTTCATAATAATCGTCGGAATCTCACTGTCCCTTAGTAATTCCAGAAAAAAGAGAATACATGATCCAGAAAACGGACTCATGAAATACACAAAAAGGGGGCTTAAGATTTTCCTATGGGGAATGATCATAACTGCTGGCAGCTACATTTTTCTCAGAGACGGTGTGATCGTGTTTGGCATACTCCATTTCATCGGAGTTGCCATCATCCTTGCATACCCATTCCTAAGATATAAGGTGGCAAACCTCATGCTTGCCATACCTGTTATTGTCATCGGATCGTGGATGCAGACCTTTGCCATAGGGAGTACATGGCTTTTCTGGCTTGGACTTCGATCGGACGGATTTCATTCATATGATTACTTCCCCATTTTCCCGTGGTTCGGAATTTTGCTCCTGGGGATCTTTCTGGGAAATTCATTATATCCAGACTACAACAGGATATCCCTGATATACAGGATGCCGAATATTTCAGACCTGTTGACTGTAAAAACTCTCTGTTACATGGGAGAGAGATCATTGCTGATCTATTTGTTGCATCAACCGGCACTTGTGATATTATTATATGCCACAGGCATTGCAGATCTGAGCCAACTTTACCCATGA
- the hxlA gene encoding 3-hexulose-6-phosphate synthase: MGDHINTIIQVALDLLEIDRAIQIAREAIQGGANWIEAGTPLIKSEGMNAVRQLKKEFPDHAILADMKIADTGAFEVEMAAKAGADIVMLLGNADDSTVKDAVRSARKYGVKLMADLIIVEDPVTRAQELEKMGIDYINMHAGIDQQMTGKDPTPLLERIIQGVNIPVAAAGGLDATTSAQAVKAGASIVIVGGNITQSDDVTASAKKIRESVDAIEIPEFERQTLEQETRNLLSEVSTPNISDAMHRKGAMKNIHSMVADKKMVGTAVTVQTFEGDWAKSVEAIEVAGEGDVIVIYNGSPHIAPWGGLATLSCLNKGIAGIVIDGAVRDIDEIRRIGLPVFATANVPNAGDPKGFGEINATINCGSQVVNPGDYIVGDDNGVVVIEKERAYEIARRAKEVEKNEKRLYEEIKRGSTLSEVLKLKKWEKM, from the coding sequence ATGGGTGATCATATTAATACAATAATTCAGGTAGCACTTGACCTGCTGGAGATCGACCGGGCCATACAGATCGCAAGAGAAGCGATCCAGGGAGGCGCGAACTGGATCGAAGCAGGAACTCCACTTATCAAAAGCGAAGGGATGAATGCTGTCCGGCAGCTCAAGAAGGAATTCCCTGATCACGCCATCCTTGCAGATATGAAAATTGCAGATACCGGCGCATTTGAAGTGGAGATGGCTGCCAAAGCCGGTGCCGATATTGTAATGTTGCTCGGCAATGCAGATGATTCCACTGTTAAGGATGCAGTCAGGTCTGCACGAAAATACGGTGTCAAGCTTATGGCTGACCTGATCATCGTAGAAGACCCGGTCACCAGGGCGCAAGAGCTGGAAAAGATGGGAATTGACTATATCAACATGCATGCAGGGATAGACCAGCAGATGACCGGAAAGGACCCTACCCCCTTGCTCGAAAGAATCATACAGGGAGTGAACATACCGGTCGCAGCTGCAGGCGGACTTGATGCCACCACATCTGCACAGGCAGTCAAAGCAGGTGCCAGCATTGTCATTGTCGGAGGGAACATCACACAATCAGATGATGTGACAGCGTCTGCAAAAAAGATACGTGAAAGTGTTGATGCCATTGAGATCCCTGAATTTGAACGCCAGACATTGGAACAGGAGACCAGAAACTTACTATCAGAGGTTTCCACACCAAATATCTCAGATGCCATGCATCGAAAAGGTGCGATGAAGAACATTCATTCCATGGTAGCCGACAAAAAGATGGTCGGCACAGCTGTCACAGTACAGACATTTGAAGGGGACTGGGCAAAAAGTGTTGAGGCCATCGAGGTCGCCGGAGAGGGAGATGTCATTGTGATCTACAACGGAAGTCCACACATTGCACCATGGGGCGGGCTTGCCACACTCAGTTGCCTGAACAAGGGAATTGCAGGTATAGTCATTGATGGTGCTGTAAGGGATATTGATGAGATAAGAAGGATAGGACTGCCCGTATTTGCAACCGCCAACGTCCCTAATGCAGGCGACCCAAAAGGTTTCGGCGAGATAAATGCCACTATCAATTGCGGATCACAGGTTGTCAACCCCGGAGATTACATCGTAGGTGATGACAACGGAGTTGTTGTGATCGAAAAGGAACGCGCTTATGAAATAGCAAGGCGTGCAAAAGAGGTAGAGAAGAACGAGAAACGCCTCTACGAGGAGATCAAACGTGGAAGCACGCTTTCAGAGGTCCTTAAACTTAAGAAATGGGAGAAAATGTGA
- the recQ gene encoding DNA helicase RecQ, translated as MIIGIHMHRTLQKYFGYSEFRPLQEDIINDVLNKKDTFVLMPTGGGKSICYQIPALMMDGIAIVVSPLISLMKDQVDGLVSNGISAAYLNSTLSHREVQETTRAILDGNLKILYVAPERLCMKSTLDLLSYVNVSLFAIDEAHCISQWGHDFRPEYHRLGFLKEKFPDVPVIGLTATATPKVKDDTIKLLKLKSPSVYVASFNRSNLTYDIRPKKDSYGDLVKYIQGQAGNSGIIYCNSRKSVESISKKLNNKGFHTLPYHAGLSDSKRHEHQERFIRDDVDIIVATVAFGMGIDKPNVRFVIHYDLPKNIEGYYQETGRGGRDGLECECILYFSRGDWYKIKYFIDQMSKKSERDIATVKLRDMIDYCESTTCRRKVLLSYFGEELESDYCGGCDVCLKPRDTFDASDAARTLLSCVDEVNERFGMTHIVDIISGSMAKKIKSYKHDRLKSHGTGDGYSKSEWLDMAREMVRLGYLDVKGARYPLLSLNKKSREILAGGEVYLTRSSDAVSVKASRAKRNTSKTAASKVPTSKTTASKSATSKTTTSKGATSKTTTSKTTTSKSATSKRSTAPKKPKRVPTPISRPDKKLFDRLKILRKKLAVDEDVPPYIIFADTSLRQMAVKYPIRNEEFLDITGVGEFKLKKYGPIFMEEIARYLKGSK; from the coding sequence ATGATCATCGGTATTCACATGCACAGGACACTCCAGAAATATTTCGGTTACAGCGAATTCCGCCCCCTTCAGGAGGATATCATCAATGATGTCCTTAACAAAAAGGATACATTCGTACTGATGCCTACGGGGGGCGGGAAGTCTATCTGTTATCAGATCCCGGCTCTGATGATGGATGGTATTGCGATCGTAGTTTCTCCTTTGATATCCCTTATGAAGGACCAGGTAGATGGTCTGGTTAGCAACGGGATATCTGCAGCCTATCTTAACAGCACATTGAGCCATCGCGAGGTTCAGGAGACTACACGTGCTATTCTGGATGGCAACCTGAAGATCCTTTATGTTGCACCTGAAAGGCTTTGCATGAAGAGTACACTGGACCTTCTCAGCTACGTCAATGTCAGCTTGTTCGCTATTGATGAGGCACATTGTATTTCTCAATGGGGTCACGACTTCAGACCCGAATACCACCGTCTGGGATTCCTGAAAGAGAAATTCCCTGATGTTCCTGTCATCGGGTTGACCGCTACTGCCACTCCAAAGGTCAAAGATGATACTATCAAGCTGCTGAAATTAAAGTCTCCTTCTGTTTATGTGGCGAGCTTCAACCGAAGCAATCTTACCTATGATATAAGACCGAAAAAGGATTCATACGGCGATCTGGTTAAATATATTCAGGGGCAGGCCGGTAATTCCGGTATCATATATTGCAACAGCCGAAAGAGTGTAGAATCTATATCTAAAAAGCTCAACAATAAAGGTTTTCACACATTGCCTTATCATGCAGGTCTGTCTGATTCAAAAAGACATGAACATCAGGAACGTTTCATAAGGGATGATGTTGACATCATTGTGGCAACAGTAGCATTTGGAATGGGTATTGACAAACCGAATGTAAGATTTGTCATTCATTATGATCTTCCCAAGAACATTGAAGGCTATTATCAGGAAACCGGCAGGGGAGGCCGGGATGGTCTTGAATGTGAGTGCATCCTGTATTTCAGTCGTGGGGACTGGTATAAGATCAAGTACTTCATCGATCAGATGTCAAAAAAGTCAGAACGTGATATTGCAACTGTAAAGCTTCGGGACATGATCGATTATTGTGAAAGTACGACATGCCGCAGGAAGGTGCTACTGAGCTATTTCGGGGAGGAGCTGGAGTCTGATTATTGTGGTGGATGCGATGTCTGCCTTAAGCCCCGTGATACTTTTGATGCTTCGGATGCTGCAAGAACACTGTTATCCTGTGTGGATGAGGTTAATGAACGTTTCGGGATGACTCACATAGTGGATATCATTTCAGGTTCTATGGCAAAGAAGATCAAAAGTTACAAGCATGACAGGCTTAAAAGTCATGGCACTGGTGACGGGTACAGCAAATCTGAGTGGCTTGATATGGCAAGAGAGATGGTCCGACTTGGTTATCTTGACGTGAAAGGTGCACGATACCCTCTCTTAAGCCTGAACAAAAAAAGCCGGGAAATACTTGCAGGTGGTGAGGTTTACCTGACGCGTTCCTCTGATGCGGTCAGTGTGAAGGCTAGCAGAGCTAAAAGAAATACCTCAAAGACCGCTGCTTCAAAGGTTCCTACCTCAAAGACCACTGCTTCAAAGAGTGCTACCTCAAAGACCACTACTTCAAAGGGTGCTACCTCAAAGACCACTACTTCAAAGACCACTACTTCAAAGAGTGCTACCTCAAAGAGATCTACTGCTCCTAAAAAGCCAAAGAGGGTTCCAACGCCGATATCCCGCCCTGACAAAAAACTATTTGATAGGCTTAAGATATTACGGAAAAAACTGGCAGTGGATGAAGATGTTCCGCCTTACATCATCTTTGCGGATACCAGCCTTCGGCAGATGGCGGTAAAATATCCTATAAGGAATGAGGAATTCCTGGACATTACTGGTGTGGGTGAGTTCAAATTGAAAAAGTACGGACCTATCTTCATGGAAGAGATTGCCCGATACTTAAAAGGGTCGAAGTGA
- the pyrB gene encoding aspartate carbamoyltransferase gives MTFKDLHIISMKSFSRDMIDHILDTAEKLEPIASSKSKSDLLKGKVLAVMFFEPSTRTRMSFETAMMRLGGDVLSLGSVDASSIAKGETLADTIRVVEGYSNAIVLRHNKEGAAQLASEFSSVPIINAGDGAGHHPTQTFLDLYTIRRESHLDGLKIALAGDLKYGRTVHSLCYALSLYGAEITLVSPKELRMPAEIIDDLKSHNIKVRETDSIEEAISDVDVLYATRIQKERFPDPAEYRKVANSLQITPELLEKAKPELKVMHPLPRTNEIDPRVDGTGHACYFRQSFYGVPVRMALLALVMGALE, from the coding sequence ATGACATTCAAAGACCTTCATATCATTTCGATGAAATCCTTTTCGCGGGATATGATCGATCATATACTTGATACTGCTGAAAAGCTTGAACCAATAGCAAGCAGCAAATCGAAGTCCGATCTGCTGAAAGGTAAAGTGTTGGCTGTCATGTTCTTTGAACCCAGTACCAGGACACGCATGTCCTTTGAGACAGCAATGATGCGTCTTGGAGGAGATGTTCTAAGTCTTGGTTCTGTTGATGCAAGTTCTATTGCAAAAGGGGAGACACTTGCTGATACCATTCGTGTTGTTGAAGGTTATTCCAATGCAATTGTCTTGCGTCATAACAAAGAGGGTGCTGCCCAGCTTGCTTCAGAGTTCTCTTCGGTTCCTATTATCAATGCAGGCGATGGGGCAGGTCATCATCCTACGCAGACATTCCTTGATCTTTACACCATAAGGCGGGAAAGTCATCTTGATGGGTTGAAGATAGCTCTTGCAGGTGATCTTAAATATGGCAGGACAGTGCATTCGTTATGTTATGCTCTTTCTCTTTATGGGGCAGAGATCACACTTGTATCTCCGAAAGAGTTGCGTATGCCTGCTGAGATAATAGATGACCTTAAAAGTCACAATATAAAGGTCAGGGAAACCGATTCGATCGAAGAGGCCATCAGTGATGTGGACGTGCTTTATGCTACAAGGATACAGAAGGAACGTTTCCCTGATCCTGCTGAGTATCGTAAAGTTGCTAATAGTCTTCAGATAACTCCTGAGCTTCTGGAAAAAGCAAAACCGGAGCTTAAGGTCATGCATCCTCTTCCAAGGACAAATGAGATCGATCCGAGGGTTGACGGTACGGGCCATGCCTGCTACTTCAGGCAGTCTTTCTACGGTGTCCCGGTAAGGATGGCATTACTTGCACTTGTCATGGGGGCATTGGAATGA
- a CDS encoding 30S ribosomal protein S17e yields MGNIRQTNIKNIAFRLIDNHGDVFTTDFDQNKLLVSQYTTIESKVIRNRVAGYVTRKITHPKKI; encoded by the coding sequence ATGGGAAATATTAGACAGACAAACATCAAGAACATTGCATTTCGCCTGATCGACAACCACGGAGACGTATTCACAACAGACTTTGACCAGAACAAGCTTCTCGTTTCACAGTACACAACTATCGAGAGCAAGGTCATCAGAAACCGTGTCGCAGGCTACGTTACACGCAAGATCACACACCCAAAGAAGATCTAA
- a CDS encoding A24 family peptidase C-terminal domain-containing protein codes for MIELLKVLVCAPFLIYACYSDIKTRRVTNSLWPKMLGAGAIFMAYDAFRYGIPYIKWTAISFILIFTFVYILFYMNAFGGADAKVLMVISLILPIYPAIELFGRQLPIYGIPPLNLFTFSVFGNSVILTIIVPIGLFLYNLSQPSLKETLKKPHYMFVGYRCPVSKLDKPHIRLMETFEEGNDEIRNKFTKYGTKLDENTISKMEMYAEKGLIDERVWVTPGLPFMIPITAGFIAAVIYGDLIFQLTLSFFF; via the coding sequence ATGATCGAACTACTTAAGGTGCTTGTCTGCGCCCCCTTTCTTATATATGCCTGCTACTCCGACATCAAGACACGAAGAGTGACAAACAGCCTCTGGCCCAAGATGCTTGGAGCAGGCGCCATATTCATGGCTTATGATGCTTTCAGATACGGCATACCATACATAAAATGGACAGCCATTTCATTCATACTGATCTTTACATTCGTCTATATATTATTCTACATGAATGCCTTTGGAGGCGCAGATGCAAAGGTCCTGATGGTTATCTCCCTTATATTGCCAATATATCCCGCAATAGAACTATTCGGCAGACAATTGCCAATTTACGGGATTCCGCCGCTTAACCTTTTCACATTTAGCGTCTTTGGCAATTCAGTCATACTGACAATAATAGTACCAATAGGATTGTTCCTTTACAATCTTAGTCAGCCTTCATTGAAAGAGACACTGAAGAAACCACATTACATGTTCGTCGGATACAGATGTCCGGTATCAAAGCTTGACAAACCTCATATAAGACTGATGGAAACCTTTGAAGAAGGCAATGATGAGATCAGGAATAAATTTACCAAATATGGTACAAAACTTGATGAGAATACGATATCAAAAATGGAAATGTATGCAGAAAAAGGACTTATTGATGAGAGAGTATGGGTCACACCCGGCCTACCATTCATGATACCTATAACTGCAGGATTCATAGCGGCGGTGATATACGGAGACCTTATCTTCCAGCTAACGTTAAGTTTCTTTTTTTGA